ATTCACGCGCTCGATTTTGGCGCGGATGACTACATGACAAAACCATTCTCCCTTCAGGAACTGATGGCGAGGATTCGCGCGCTGTTGCGCCGGAGTCAGAGTCTGCTTGTCGAGGAGGAGCTGACCTGCGGGCCGTTTCGCCTTCTTCACGAGACGCGCGAGGTTGACGCGTTCGGACAGCGGACAAGGCTGACGCCGACGGAGTGGAATTTATTGAAGGAACTGGTGCAGCACGCGGGAAAGGTGCTCACGCATGAGTACCTGCTCGGAAAAATTTGGGGGCCAGAGTATCAGGATCAGCATGAGTATCTGCGGGTGTATGTGCGCCGCTTGCGCTCATATCTTGAGCCAAACCCCAGGCGCCCTGTCTATCTTGTGACGATCGCGGGAATCGGGTACATCCTCTATGCTTCTGCCCACGATGAATAACACGTAAAATAAATGAAGAAAATACCACTTGAAGGATTGATACATGGCGTGAACCTGTAAAAAGGTTCACGTTTTTATTTTTTTTTCACGTTTGTGTGCCGTCTTTCTAGCGAGTTATTTACGAGGCGGGAGGTACAATACGTGAGGCACAGGCGACTTGTAAATTCAGGGAGGGGGTCGCGCTTTATGTCCGATCTCTACATGATCGCATTGTTACTGGTTGGATTTGGCTTCTCGCTGGCGCTGATGCGCTATCTCGACAAGCTGTGAACGGGGGAGTGTACGTGGAGAACTGGATTTTGCTTTGGCTTTCCATTGCGGTCATGCTGTATCTCGTTTTTGTCATCGTTCGACCAGAGAAATTTTAGCAGGATAAGGAGTTGAAGACGGTTGTCCCTCTCGACGGTTTTGACATGGGTTGTGGTTCTTGCTGTGTTTTTGATCACGATCAAGCCGATCGGCCAATACATGGCGAAGGTTTTTACATTTCAGCCGACGTTTTTAGACCGTC
This sequence is a window from Ferroacidibacillus organovorans. Protein-coding genes within it:
- a CDS encoding response regulator transcription factor, translating into MAQQAESILVVEDEEKYRRLLSMNLELEGYSVTAVGDGHAALEQVFEREPSLVVLDMRMPEMDGFELCKRLRKMTSVPILALTALNTEADLIHALDFGADDYMTKPFSLQELMARIRALLRRSQSLLVEEELTCGPFRLLHETREVDAFGQRTRLTPTEWNLLKELVQHAGKVLTHEYLLGKIWGPEYQDQHEYLRVYVRRLRSYLEPNPRRPVYLVTIAGIGYILYASAHDE
- a CDS encoding potassium-transporting ATPase subunit F; its protein translation is MENWILLWLSIAVMLYLVFVIVRPEKF